The sequence ACTTTGCTTTAAGAAATGGCTGCTTTTTTGTTTCTGTCAGGTATCACCCATCAGTGTTACTCACCGTGGGTCCAGGAAGCCCTTTGGGTCCAATAGGTCCTGGCAGTCCTCGAGGTCCCTGTCAAGCAGCTTTAGAGTTTGAAAATACACAAGTACACCCCTAAAACGTCCTCATGAAACTGAATTCATATGGACATACAGGGTTAACACTTTTTGACACACTGAGACTTTTCTTGAGCAAAACACAGCTCTAAAATGTTTCCACAGTAATATTCAGCATTAATCATCAGCTGCTAAATAGTTCATATGGACATACAGTGTTCACACTGACACTGTTCTTGAGTGAAACACAGCTCTcataatgtttacacagtaatACTCAGGGTTCATCAACAGCTGCTAAACTAATTCACAGATGCTGACTGAATACTAGTAGCATTAGTGgagatagtggttcaggagtcATTCTGCAaacggaaggttgctagttcgatctaagtgttgaagtgtccttgaACAAGCCACTCCCGTGGTTGGCATTAGATAGTAGCGTCCGCCGTCGGtatatgaatgggtagatgtctaaCAGTCAGTGCACACTGGCATATGATCGGGCGTAATTTGTCAGGTAAAATTTCGTCTTGGGAGGGtggtcagaaaaatcaagtttggctgtcaagtagcaagttttAGCaagtcaatttttttttactttatgttatttctatttttttatacttaatttctgagttgtttaatgtcttttgtttatttattttgtctgttttgttttgttatggtttgtttatttattgttcatctgtattatgtaccctcaatcagggcattgctgcaaaagagccctgtgctcagtcaattctccctgaataaataatgatgatgatgatgatgatgatgatgaagtgcAGCTGTAGTGCAGCGCCTGGCTGCCAGCGCTGGCGGCCagcgctggcggctaggaagctaaagagctaaatagCTAGTTAGTGGATTATTTGCCCCCAATATGTTCATGAGCAacgtaaacaacaatcaattgtttatgttggcaacaactcatgttctacagaaacaccatataattcatatcagcatgctaacgttatatgtaacttatttgcagctagctagctagctactatgtgatCTAATGGATTTTCAGTTAaggtgttagcagcaagctaacaataatggttgagaacttcagttaagacctacaatattcggattgccctgacagcattcgtgtagcatataaaatataaacaacaaaccgggTCGATGTATAcgtataaaaagtcgtgtagaaaCCTTTTTTCATATAAAATGTTTCCAAGTAACAGACTCCctagactccgccatcttggttCGACTTTtctgattactcccgccccacTGAACAGTAGtattccaaatcacacacaccccgaaCTGATTGGTTATCGCGTGgtttcatttgcataaagttaaagaattcTTAGTATTCTTCGCTGTGACGGTTTGACAGCCGGAAATTCATCTCCCATTCAATCCCAATGAGAGTGCGACGAATTACGCCTGGTCATATGGCAAGTGTGCACATTTGTTAAATGCTAGAGTACTAGATATGTGTTCCACGTTTGTGGAacgagctgcccagcactaccagagcaggggcgtccctctctacctttaagaagctcttgaagacccaactcttaagagagcacctcccttccctACTTGCACTTccactagtacttaacttgcacttacagtagttacattcctgcactttttttctatttcttatgtaaaatagtatttactgttacactaggtctctattgctcgtagcttgattgttctctcccttgtacgtcgctttggataaaagcgtctgctcaattactaaatgtaatgtaaatgtgttctaTGAgttctatgagtagaaaagcgctatataaatgcagtccatttacacTAGTGAAAGTCACAGATGCTGACTTGACAATGCTACACCACTGACAGTTTACTTTGTCACGGAGGGTTGGTCACCACTTACACCGGGTCCAGGAAGTCCAGGAGGTCCGACAGGTCCTGGTTCGCCTTTTGGTCCCTGTGAagcacattattattatattttttagatattattattattataaaatgtaTGCAATTATTACATTATTCAATTCTACACACAAAAATGCTCAGTTGTACTGATGTGACAAAAGCAGTCTCCTCCTAAACCCTTCCAACAGGCTAGAAATCAGGTTCATCATTCTAGAAAACCTTTCCAATTATTATGTAAATATTTCCTCCACCTATGTGTGAAACCTGATGAATCGGTgctacagaaaacacaaaaaaatctaCTTTGACACAACAATAATGattattatttaaatgtgtCATCAGCTGAATTCATAAACTACGTTAAAATAAATAAGACTAATTGGACACGGCTCTCATGACGGATCTTTTAAAGCAGGCAGCATGTACGTACAGCAGGTCCTTTGGGACCAGATATAACTTCCACAGAGACCTAAACAATGTGAGAAAGGAGCAAGtggaaaatgagagggagagagagaatgagagagggagagagagagagagagagagagtttaagtcATATGATCATACAGTATATGTCCCTTCATACAAGCCTCAGTTTCTGAGTTCCGAGCTACATAGAAAATCTAATCTAGAATTTCACAGATAATTTGAAAGAGTTAAAGTATAGCATACCAATTCAActcaaataaatatacagtataatcacTAACCTCTGCATCAGGACCTAGGAAATAGATACAGATCAATAAGACATGTTACTCAGAACAACAgtcatggcaaaaaaaaaagattagaaTGTACTAATAATCATTTGGGTAATTGTCCTGTTTTCTACTAGAAAATCAATTACTACTATGGTTACATCTTGTGGGTAGTTGCTGGTAACTATTTTTAAttaactttttcttttttttttaaaacatgaacACTGCAcaaatagtaatagtaatgtCATAGTAATCGTAATACATTTGATGTAATATCTACTGTTCTGTAATATTTGACCAcatcacattcattttcaatctGAAGAGAGTAGCACATATTGCTGTCTTTGGCACAGCCAAAACACCTATCAGGtctatcatcatcattatcatcatgaTACACAATTTAGAAAAGACAATTGAAAGctacatttatttttacatattacatacTAAACGATTTAGGCCTCAAATAAGCACATATTTTCCAATTCACGACAGAAATTGTACTTGTGAAACATAGATAATttgaggagaaaagaaaagaggagacaaTGAatactgtcctctcctcttctcttctgtctgctAACTCTATGTAGCATGAATGCCATTACAGTGAATactgtgttctcctctctctgctaaCTCTATGTAACATGAATGCCATTACAGTGAATActgtcttctcctttctctgctAACTCTATGTAGCATGAATGCCATTCCAGTGAATActgtcttctcctttctctgctAACTCTATGTAGCATGAATGCCATTCCAGTGTGTTGTCTACTCACGGCCATGCACCACCAGCAGTGTTGTTGCTGAAATCAGCAATGCTAACTTGATGAGCCCAAGGCTGTacatgttttcctctctctttcaagtGCAACTGAGGTGATTGACCAGTTTGTCAGTTTGTCACTTCAGTAAGTAGTTCCCCACCTCTGCCTAAAGTAACAAGTGACTGAGGCTTATAGATCACAGTCAGACTTTATCAGCGAACTCATCATGTGACATTGTAAAAGTACCTTAACTGCAGGAAGAGCGATGTGCCATTTTTCATGCTCTTAAGTTACATTATTAGAGAACTTTAGAAGAAAAAAGCTAAATAATAGAATAGTCATACGCATATACTGTCTTAATGATGTTATCATGATAGATATGCTAAATTTAAGCAGGAATATATTTAAAAGATATATAAAcaagcagatagatagataggtagatagatagatagatagatagatagatagatagatagatagatagatagaaagaaatgaATGCACTGAATGCCAGCTAGCTAGCAAAAGGAAACTATTAAATAACCTTTAATGGTTTAATGGCATAGTTCCATTTGTATAATGGCTAGTTGTCTAGCTCatgttacagtctcctcaaAACTATAATAGTAAAAGgaagaaaccctcagggtgcctgtagAGCTTTTAACAGAAGTTCATATTGATacacgctagcagctgccaactgtgaaGATAGTTCTCTATGCAGGAGACAGCTAAGATAAATAAAGATGGGTAGGAACCCTCTGGGTACCTGTggagcttcatattaacatgagttcatattcacctCATATTCAAATTAGTTAATCTACTAATTTAGCTCCCCAAGCTAGAGATAGCAAGTGTAGTTCATGGCTAAGTGAACTGGTGTTTTACACACCTCTCACAGAGGCTTAAGCTCcttagcatcccgttaaataggcTACATTAAGGTGGGAGTGCACTCAACAGttgttatggaagactgagtgtgaatgtaaaTTACTGTGCATGTTACTAATTTCCAGACGAACAAAATGCATTCCCATGCGTAGACCGCACTGCAGGGCAGCAGAAATTTTACAAAAATCAAATGTATAAGCCACAGTGAAAAGTCAGATAGTAAAATAGTAGTGAATAGTCGGATAGTAGAATAGTAGTGAATAGTCGGATGGTAGAATAGTAGTGAATAGTCGGATGGTAGAATAGTAGTCAATAGTCGGATAGTAGAACAGGAGTGAATAGTCATTTTTCCAAAGGGATGCTTCCAGGAAACCCACCACAGGGAGCGTCAGGATCAGTACATTGTGTTATGGCTGAGGTGCCTCAGGTTTGACCCTAGTGCAACACTGCACATAGCACAACACAggtaatatataataaaaatgTCTATTTACTCAGTCTgtttatttgtaaaatgtttaatGAACAGATCAACTTTACAGGGTTATAATTGGTCATAAAAGCCATGCAGGGGGAGGAAGGGGCTGAAACAATAGTGCTACAATTTAAAACATACTCTTATTAAATTATataaagatgtttttttattaaacagctaaaaacacacatattgaaACCTAAGTTTTGCAAATTTTCCAAGTTCTTCACTCTTTTAACATCTCAGTTGTAGCCTACATGTCTGGATGGGGGAGATGAGAAGATCATCTGTAGGCTGTGTTCaattctcttctccttctgctgACATCTCCTGTGCAGATATTTACATAGAAGATAACCACAGACACTGATTTAAGGAAATCAGGAAATAATCTAAAGAACTGTATTGATTCACTATTCTACATAAGATAATTATATATCGATGTAATTATCAGAGTACAGGTGAGATAATTCATACACTGTATCTGTAAGCAATGAGGTTTGCActtaattaaaattaaaaattaaaaaaataaaaacaaagctgTTGTAACTGAATAGAATACTTACATCGTTAAAATTATGGGATCTGGGAAAATTCGGAGATCCTGCTTGGATACCACCCAAGCGTGCATCATTAGGATACTAATATTTGGAGAAATCAGAGAGAGTTAGGTGTTCAAGAGTGAAGTAGTGATTTGAATACTGAGACAGGTGGAGAGTAATGTGGCAAAAAAGGCTTTCTTCATCCAACAGGAGTGCATTCCTGATGTACTCATTGTGCAATGACCATTGTTATGTTACAGGGAGATAATTCACATAGTCATTGCACAAtaacacttttaaaaaacacacCCCTGGTTACTCAAGGCCACCATTGCCATTCATTTCAACTCCAAAAAGGAGATCAGAAGAACTAATATCGTTGCATTAATTTTAATCAAACCTAAAACCCCTGCAAACTTTACTATATGAATCTAAAACATACTCATTCGGTCGGGGCACCCTTAACCATCTGGTGTGTTTTGGCCAACCCTCTAAAtaagagtaagagtaagagtCTGAACTGGTTTATGTGATTCACTTACATTGTATGGAGGAGGTGCTTCAAAAATGTCATCATGAAGTCCTGGCTTACGGTAGGGGGGGTGACAGAGGTAATGAGGACGCTGGGGGGAGATTGAGACATGTCAGGACACATATGTAATCAATTATAGAATGAATTCACTACGATTAAACTTaaaattctaaaaaaaaatattatatattgtgtaACATGCTAATTATCAGTAAGCTGATCTATAACCCTAACCCATGTTTTAAATATGAGGCATCAGTCCATTGTTTCTTGATTACACTGTACTCTAGCAGTGCAGTCTCACGGCAACAAGAGTATTCTAAGCTGTCAACTACTCCTCATGTTAAAGATGTTAAAGACCTTTGCAAAAGTAACAGTGCAGTCGCACGGCAACAAGAGTATTCTAAGCTGTCAACTACTCCTGATGTTTAAGAACTTTAGCAAAAGTACATGGGTTCACCTATTGAGTTTGAGACTAaatgtcatttgtgtttttttaagtctATGTTGATATACCATTTGCATTATGGTTTGCTGTTATTAAATTCCATTCTTTGCTTTAAGAAATGGCTGCTTTCCTGTTCCTGTGAATGGTCAGGTATCACCCATCAGTGTTACCCACCGTGGGTCCCGGAGCCCCTGGGGGTCCAACAGGTCCTGGCATTCCACGAGGTCCCTGTCAAACAGCTTTAGAGTTTGAGAATACACAAGTACACCCCCTGAAAACATCCTTATGAAACTGAATTCATATGGACATACACTCAAAAAAGTGAACTCTGTGAGTTGCTGAATCAAATAAATTTActtatattcaatttaattaacatttctgtgtttggttttaaaatctagtccactttagtaagtctaacttaaaatgaaaacttgttaaagtaaaagaagccagctaagttaattcaacataacactgttgagtgaatggcacaatcacctctaaaatgtagtccactttagtaagtctaacttaaaattatcaatcacctctaaaatctagtccactttagtaagtctaacttaagtctaacttaaaatgcacaatcacctctaaatctagtccactttagtaagtctagcttaaaatgaaaacttgttaaagcaaaagaagccagctaagttaattcaacataacactgttgagtgaatggcacaatctgtatatatatatatattctgtgatGTTGAAACATTAGTGCATGGTTTAAGAGTGATATTACTGGTCCTACTGTATTTGTCTTGCGAAAATCAAGCATATATGAGTacatgttagcaagctaacgAGCTAGCCAATTAACAAAATGCTACCTGACAGACATACATTAAAATAGCGATCTTGTCGTCAGAGAGCAATAAGGATCCGGAATAACCGGTGAATAGGGCAATACGCGGGTGGCAATCAGAATGTtagtactgtcgttgccatatgatacatttcaatatttgataACTAAATGTAGATGATTTGCCTGACAGTCCTTGAAGATACATGTAAAAGCTCAATtactaataaataataattttatataAAACTAATAATGCTTTATTTACCACACCCAGAGTTTGGTATGTGTTGAATGATATCACGTTGATATCACATGATG is a genomic window of Clupea harengus chromosome 1, Ch_v2.0.2, whole genome shotgun sequence containing:
- the LOC116222774 gene encoding collagen alpha-1(X) chain-like isoform X1, giving the protein MHSLGLIKLALLISATTLLLVNGRPDAEVEVIPGPPGPPVPVEVIGHPPGPPVEVIPGPPGPPGPQGEPGPVGSPGVPGPGGPRGMPGPVGPPGAPGPTRPHYLCHPPYRKPGLHDDIFEAPPPYNYPNDARLGGIQAGSPNFPRSHNFNDEMSAEGEEN